In Candidatus Defluviilinea proxima, a single genomic region encodes these proteins:
- a CDS encoding site-specific DNA-methyltransferase, with product MPSIHWTGKHLASPKPASLITDSIIYPGGIGYPKAKPKSRLILGDNLSVLAALLPEYEGRINLIYADPPFFTNRKFPARVGRGEDSRKPDEWELVDGYQDDWNDLDEYLDFLYQRLALMVRLLAPNGSLYLHLDWHADAYARLILDELLGAENFLNEIIWTYHGPSPIRSAFNRKHDTILSYAKGKEYTFNADAVREPYNQNTVNTFKSSSKAGFGKVPDLERGKVPEDWWYFPVIARLHNERTGYPTQKPNALLERIVLASSNPGDIVADFFCGSGTTSYVASKHGRHFITCDENFRAIHTTRNRLIENKAVFSFERDMSFAVPFSPLPKTTKVNVSKDLISLDTKLDLDYWEVDPAWDGKIFKSVVQAKRPIRSGDIPLELKTKVGSNVCIRLVTVKGKQYQLNV from the coding sequence CGAAGCCTGCTTCTCTCATCACTGACTCGATCATATACCCAGGTGGGATTGGCTATCCAAAGGCCAAACCTAAAAGCCGATTGATCCTTGGGGATAACCTTTCTGTTCTCGCGGCATTGCTCCCAGAGTATGAAGGGCGGATCAACCTTATCTACGCTGACCCTCCATTTTTTACAAATCGTAAGTTCCCAGCGCGTGTCGGTCGTGGAGAAGATTCCCGCAAGCCTGATGAATGGGAATTGGTTGATGGGTATCAGGATGATTGGAATGATCTTGACGAATACCTTGATTTTCTCTATCAGCGCCTTGCGTTGATGGTTCGTCTCCTTGCTCCGAATGGGTCGCTGTATTTGCACCTCGATTGGCACGCCGATGCATATGCGCGTCTCATTTTGGACGAGCTACTTGGCGCAGAAAACTTTCTAAACGAGATCATTTGGACATATCATGGTCCATCCCCGATTCGAAGCGCCTTCAATCGCAAGCATGACACAATCCTTTCCTATGCAAAAGGAAAAGAATACACCTTTAACGCTGATGCTGTCCGCGAGCCCTATAATCAAAACACAGTTAATACATTCAAATCTTCATCCAAGGCGGGCTTTGGTAAGGTGCCTGATCTGGAGCGCGGTAAAGTGCCTGAAGATTGGTGGTATTTCCCGGTTATCGCTCGTTTGCACAATGAACGTACGGGGTATCCAACTCAAAAACCCAACGCTTTGCTTGAGAGAATTGTTTTAGCTTCTTCCAACCCAGGCGATATCGTTGCAGATTTCTTTTGTGGCTCTGGGACAACATCTTATGTCGCATCAAAGCATGGACGTCACTTTATTACCTGCGATGAGAATTTTCGCGCCATTCATACAACGCGCAATCGTTTGATTGAGAACAAAGCTGTTTTTTCTTTTGAACGTGACATGTCTTTTGCTGTACCGTTTTCGCCTTTGCCTAAGACGACCAAAGTCAATGTGTCGAAAGATTTAATTTCATTGGATACAAAACTTGATCTAGATTATTGGGAAGTGGACCCCGCTTGGGATGGGAAAATATTCAAGAGTGTTGTACAGGCCAAACGTCCGATACGAAGCGGGGATATTCCTCTGGAGTTAAAAACAAAAGTCGGAAGCAATGTCTGCATCCGACTGGTGACTGTCAAAGGAAAACAGTATCAACTAAACGTCTAA